In Bacillus sp. SB49, a single window of DNA contains:
- the manA gene encoding mannose-6-phosphate isomerase, class I encodes MYNEPIYLEPAFKERLWGGTKLEEIFHYKIPSDYTGEAWCISGHKNGPNTIKNGPLEGKTLREAWDSHRELFAGEEGEEFPLLVKILDSKKDLSVQVHPDDTYAREVEGENYGKTECWYVLDCEEGSEIIFGHHASNKQEFEAMVANGEWGDLLRTIEVKPGDFFYVPSGTIHAIGAGIQILETQQSSDITYRVYDYDRVGQDGNKRELHLDKSIEVTTVPHVDPEIERTQFYQEDLRKERLVEEKYFSVYRWDLEGECKGLTPEPYVLLSVIDGTGEVIVEGRSYPFKKGDHLIIPATVKTFDLKGNASLIVSNSNK; translated from the coding sequence ATGTACAACGAACCGATTTATTTAGAGCCGGCGTTCAAGGAACGGCTCTGGGGTGGAACGAAGCTTGAAGAAATCTTCCATTATAAGATCCCGTCCGACTATACCGGAGAAGCGTGGTGTATTTCCGGGCATAAGAACGGGCCGAATACGATCAAGAACGGACCTCTGGAAGGAAAGACGCTTCGGGAAGCGTGGGACAGCCATCGTGAGCTGTTCGCCGGAGAAGAAGGCGAAGAATTCCCGCTGCTCGTGAAGATTCTGGATTCGAAGAAGGACCTCTCCGTCCAGGTGCATCCGGACGATACATATGCACGTGAAGTGGAAGGGGAGAACTACGGCAAGACCGAGTGCTGGTATGTGCTCGACTGTGAGGAAGGCTCGGAAATTATTTTCGGACATCATGCCTCGAATAAACAGGAATTTGAAGCAATGGTGGCGAATGGAGAATGGGGGGACTTATTACGAACCATTGAAGTGAAGCCCGGAGACTTCTTTTACGTACCGAGCGGGACGATCCACGCGATCGGAGCGGGGATTCAGATCTTGGAAACCCAGCAGAGCTCGGACATCACGTACCGCGTCTACGACTATGATCGTGTCGGGCAGGACGGCAACAAGCGCGAGCTGCACCTCGATAAGTCGATCGAAGTGACGACGGTTCCGCATGTCGACCCTGAAATCGAGCGCACGCAGTTCTACCAGGAGGATCTGCGGAAAGAGAGACTCGTCGAAGAGAAGTATTTCTCCGTCTATCGCTGGGACCTGGAAGGCGAATGTAAAGGACTCACCCCGGAACCTTATGTACTATTGAGTGTCATCGACGGGACAGGGGAAGTGATCGTGGAGGGCCGCTCGTATCCATTCAAGAAAGGCGACCACCTGATCATCCCGGCGACCGTCAAGACATTCGATTTAAAAGGAAACGCTTCCTTGATCGTTTCCAACTCAAATAAATAA
- a CDS encoding sucrose-specific PTS transporter subunit IIBC, with product MADNAQIARDVIKAAGGQENIASVAHCATRLRIMLHDKEKADISSIEEIDKVKGAFYNSGQLQVIFGTGTVNRIYEEVMKQEVQGATKEEVKQEAKKQGNSFQRAIRTFGDVFVPIIPALVATGLFMGLRGLLTQEAILALFGLTPESIPENFILFTQVLTDTAFVFLPALVAWSTFRVFGGSPILGIVIGLMLVSPALPNAWAVADGSAEPLEFFGFIPVTGYQGSVLPAFITGIVGAKLEKALRKRIPEALDLILTPFLVLLIMITLAMFIIGPVFHIVENGIFEATLWVLELPLGISGLIIGGLHQVIVITGVHHIFNLLEIQLLDRVGSNAFNPLITAAIAAQGGAALAVGLKTKKKKMKALALPSALSAFLGITEPAIFGVNLRYMKPFIMGLIGGAVGGFFASITGLKASGMAITVIPGSLLYLDSSFIFYLLTNIIAIGVAFGLTWAFGFNDKMLEDK from the coding sequence ATGGCAGATAACGCTCAAATTGCAAGAGACGTCATCAAAGCAGCTGGTGGTCAGGAGAACATCGCCTCTGTCGCCCACTGTGCGACACGGCTGCGGATCATGCTTCATGACAAGGAGAAAGCGGACATTTCTTCCATTGAAGAAATCGATAAAGTGAAAGGTGCTTTCTATAACTCCGGTCAGCTGCAGGTCATCTTCGGTACTGGTACCGTCAACCGTATTTATGAAGAAGTGATGAAACAAGAGGTGCAGGGAGCTACGAAGGAAGAAGTGAAGCAGGAAGCGAAGAAACAGGGGAACTCATTCCAGCGTGCGATCCGTACGTTCGGAGACGTCTTCGTTCCGATCATTCCGGCCCTAGTTGCCACTGGTCTGTTCATGGGACTGCGGGGACTTCTGACACAAGAAGCGATTCTCGCGCTCTTCGGTCTCACGCCTGAAAGCATTCCGGAGAACTTCATCCTGTTCACCCAGGTGCTTACCGATACGGCCTTTGTATTCCTGCCGGCGCTTGTCGCCTGGTCGACCTTCAGGGTATTCGGAGGCAGTCCGATACTCGGGATCGTCATCGGACTCATGCTCGTATCACCGGCGCTGCCTAACGCTTGGGCTGTTGCCGACGGAAGTGCAGAACCGCTTGAGTTCTTCGGCTTCATTCCGGTAACCGGCTATCAAGGGTCCGTCCTTCCGGCATTCATCACCGGTATCGTCGGGGCGAAACTGGAGAAAGCCTTGAGAAAAAGGATTCCGGAAGCACTCGATCTTATTCTTACACCATTCTTAGTGCTTTTGATCATGATCACGCTTGCTATGTTCATCATCGGACCTGTGTTCCATATTGTTGAAAACGGTATCTTTGAAGCGACGCTGTGGGTCTTGGAACTTCCGCTTGGTATCAGTGGACTGATCATCGGTGGACTTCACCAGGTCATCGTTATCACCGGGGTACACCACATCTTCAACCTGCTTGAGATACAGTTGCTTGACCGCGTTGGTTCAAACGCGTTCAACCCGCTGATCACAGCAGCGATCGCTGCCCAGGGTGGCGCGGCGCTTGCAGTCGGCTTGAAGACGAAGAAGAAGAAAATGAAAGCATTGGCGCTGCCATCCGCTTTGTCCGCGTTCCTCGGTATCACCGAGCCCGCGATCTTCGGTGTCAACCTGCGCTACATGAAGCCGTTCATCATGGGTCTCATCGGTGGAGCCGTCGGTGGTTTCTTCGCCTCCATCACAGGCTTGAAGGCTTCCGGTATGGCGATCACGGTAATCCCGGGATCCCTGCTGTACCTGGACAGCTCCTTCATCTTCTACTTGCTGACGAACATCATCGCCATCGGTGTCGCCTTCGGATTGACGTGGGCGTTCGGATTCAATGATAAGATGCTGGAAGATAAATAA